Proteins from a genomic interval of Rosa chinensis cultivar Old Blush chromosome 2, RchiOBHm-V2, whole genome shotgun sequence:
- the LOC112187013 gene encoding uncharacterized protein LOC112187013 isoform X1, giving the protein MWLHLQDKMINKRSFGDEGSFEVACKHPRHLEHYNEPAPYVDVFHFSDASQKFQTPDGKGDGSCKFQEEGRSAAARDMATEVTNETYKELGTGASGSMAKCLWVNNSIVEANVRSESEAHLSLFPEFFGPVNQLRDIHHSDKICSSPVDYSPHYLVSVGPEHQAYVPDCGHEGSHTSEHERPLGVDEEKLMGTCVLSMPDLEASANFCCEGARDNCMCADSGSVRCVRQHITDGRKKLREDLGQELFEELGFCDMGEEVADKWSEEEEHLFHDVVLSNPASLGKNFWHNLSVAFPSRTHKDVVSYYFNVFMLRRRAEQNRFDPLNTDSDDDELQKSEFGLVEDNEEPVVVSPINLDASAYNEEDHLRGAQVYIEDADDIDGYDDAAVVGCKGINDNEGGDIDDGSGASHAGNFPGDCGRSTESRLLFKTSETVRADYDIQDDSCTSYDYQQDS; this is encoded by the exons ATGTGGCTTCACTTGCAGGACAAAATGATTAACAAACGATCTTTTGGTGATGAGGGTTCTTTTGAGGTTGCTTGTAAGCACCCTAGACATTTGGAACACTATAATGAGCCTGCTCCATATGTGGATGTTTTTCATTTTAGTGATGCTTcccagaaatttcaaactcCAG ATGGCAAAGGTGACGGGAGTTGTAAATTTCAAGAGGAAGGAAGGTCTGCAGCTGCAAGGGACATGGCAACTGAAGTCACAAATGAGACCTACAAAGAACTTGGGACTGGTGCTTCCGGAAGCATGGCCAAATGTTTGTGGGTCAACAACAGTATTGTTGAAGCTAATGTAAGATCCGAGTCAGAAGCTCATCTTTCATTGTTCCCAGAATTTTTTGGACCTGTAAACCAATTGAGGGATATACATCATTCTGACAAGATCTGTTCATCTCCTGTTGATTATTCTCCTCATTACCTAGTCTCTGTTGGACCCGAGCATCAAGCTTATGTTCCAGACTGCGGCCATGAGGGTTCACACACTTCAGAACATGAACGGCCTTTGGGTGTTGATGAGGAAAAGCTAATGGGTACCTGTGTCCTTTCTATGCCTGACCTTGAAGCATCTGCAAACTTTTGCTGTGAGGGAGCCAGAGACAACTGTATGTGTGCTGATTCAGGTTCTGTAAGATGTGTCAGACAGCACATCACAGACGGTAGAAAGAAATTAAGGGAAGACCTTGGGCAGGAGCTTTTTGAAGAGTTGGGCTTTTGTGATATGGGAGAGGAGGTTGCAGATAAATGGAGtgaagaggaagagcatctgTTCCATGATGTTGTCCTCTCTAACCCTGCATCACTGGGTAAGAACTTCTGGCATAATCTCTCAGTGGCCTTTCCTTCACGAACGCATAAGGATGTTGTCAGCTATTATTTTAATGTGTTTATGCTCCGGAGGCGTGCTGAGCAGAATAGGTTTGATCCTCTAAACACTGAtagtgatgatgatgagttGCAAAAAAGTGAATTTGGACTGGTAGAGGATAATGAGGAGCCTGTGGTAGTATCTCCTATTAATCTAGATGCTTCTGCCTATAATGAGGAAGACCACTTACGGGGTGCCCAAGTATACATTGAAGATGCGGATGACATAGATGGTTATGACGATGCTGCCGTGGTTGGATGCAAAGGTATTAATGACAATGAGGGGGGTGATATAGATGATGGCTCAGGAGCCTCTCATGCTGGGAATTTCCCTGGTGATTGTGGCAGATCCACTGAATCTCGGCTTTTGTTTAAAACTTCTGAGACTGTTAGAGCAGATTATGATATTCAAGATGATTCTTGCACATCCTATGACTATCAGCAAGACAGTTAA
- the LOC112187013 gene encoding uncharacterized protein LOC112187013 isoform X2 produces the protein MINKRSFGDEGSFEVACKHPRHLEHYNEPAPYVDVFHFSDASQKFQTPDGKGDGSCKFQEEGRSAAARDMATEVTNETYKELGTGASGSMAKCLWVNNSIVEANVRSESEAHLSLFPEFFGPVNQLRDIHHSDKICSSPVDYSPHYLVSVGPEHQAYVPDCGHEGSHTSEHERPLGVDEEKLMGTCVLSMPDLEASANFCCEGARDNCMCADSGSVRCVRQHITDGRKKLREDLGQELFEELGFCDMGEEVADKWSEEEEHLFHDVVLSNPASLGKNFWHNLSVAFPSRTHKDVVSYYFNVFMLRRRAEQNRFDPLNTDSDDDELQKSEFGLVEDNEEPVVVSPINLDASAYNEEDHLRGAQVYIEDADDIDGYDDAAVVGCKGINDNEGGDIDDGSGASHAGNFPGDCGRSTESRLLFKTSETVRADYDIQDDSCTSYDYQQDS, from the exons ATGATTAACAAACGATCTTTTGGTGATGAGGGTTCTTTTGAGGTTGCTTGTAAGCACCCTAGACATTTGGAACACTATAATGAGCCTGCTCCATATGTGGATGTTTTTCATTTTAGTGATGCTTcccagaaatttcaaactcCAG ATGGCAAAGGTGACGGGAGTTGTAAATTTCAAGAGGAAGGAAGGTCTGCAGCTGCAAGGGACATGGCAACTGAAGTCACAAATGAGACCTACAAAGAACTTGGGACTGGTGCTTCCGGAAGCATGGCCAAATGTTTGTGGGTCAACAACAGTATTGTTGAAGCTAATGTAAGATCCGAGTCAGAAGCTCATCTTTCATTGTTCCCAGAATTTTTTGGACCTGTAAACCAATTGAGGGATATACATCATTCTGACAAGATCTGTTCATCTCCTGTTGATTATTCTCCTCATTACCTAGTCTCTGTTGGACCCGAGCATCAAGCTTATGTTCCAGACTGCGGCCATGAGGGTTCACACACTTCAGAACATGAACGGCCTTTGGGTGTTGATGAGGAAAAGCTAATGGGTACCTGTGTCCTTTCTATGCCTGACCTTGAAGCATCTGCAAACTTTTGCTGTGAGGGAGCCAGAGACAACTGTATGTGTGCTGATTCAGGTTCTGTAAGATGTGTCAGACAGCACATCACAGACGGTAGAAAGAAATTAAGGGAAGACCTTGGGCAGGAGCTTTTTGAAGAGTTGGGCTTTTGTGATATGGGAGAGGAGGTTGCAGATAAATGGAGtgaagaggaagagcatctgTTCCATGATGTTGTCCTCTCTAACCCTGCATCACTGGGTAAGAACTTCTGGCATAATCTCTCAGTGGCCTTTCCTTCACGAACGCATAAGGATGTTGTCAGCTATTATTTTAATGTGTTTATGCTCCGGAGGCGTGCTGAGCAGAATAGGTTTGATCCTCTAAACACTGAtagtgatgatgatgagttGCAAAAAAGTGAATTTGGACTGGTAGAGGATAATGAGGAGCCTGTGGTAGTATCTCCTATTAATCTAGATGCTTCTGCCTATAATGAGGAAGACCACTTACGGGGTGCCCAAGTATACATTGAAGATGCGGATGACATAGATGGTTATGACGATGCTGCCGTGGTTGGATGCAAAGGTATTAATGACAATGAGGGGGGTGATATAGATGATGGCTCAGGAGCCTCTCATGCTGGGAATTTCCCTGGTGATTGTGGCAGATCCACTGAATCTCGGCTTTTGTTTAAAACTTCTGAGACTGTTAGAGCAGATTATGATATTCAAGATGATTCTTGCACATCCTATGACTATCAGCAAGACAGTTAA
- the LOC112187013 gene encoding uncharacterized protein LOC112187013 isoform X3 — MATEVTNETYKELGTGASGSMAKCLWVNNSIVEANVRSESEAHLSLFPEFFGPVNQLRDIHHSDKICSSPVDYSPHYLVSVGPEHQAYVPDCGHEGSHTSEHERPLGVDEEKLMGTCVLSMPDLEASANFCCEGARDNCMCADSGSVRCVRQHITDGRKKLREDLGQELFEELGFCDMGEEVADKWSEEEEHLFHDVVLSNPASLGKNFWHNLSVAFPSRTHKDVVSYYFNVFMLRRRAEQNRFDPLNTDSDDDELQKSEFGLVEDNEEPVVVSPINLDASAYNEEDHLRGAQVYIEDADDIDGYDDAAVVGCKGINDNEGGDIDDGSGASHAGNFPGDCGRSTESRLLFKTSETVRADYDIQDDSCTSYDYQQDS; from the coding sequence ATGGCAACTGAAGTCACAAATGAGACCTACAAAGAACTTGGGACTGGTGCTTCCGGAAGCATGGCCAAATGTTTGTGGGTCAACAACAGTATTGTTGAAGCTAATGTAAGATCCGAGTCAGAAGCTCATCTTTCATTGTTCCCAGAATTTTTTGGACCTGTAAACCAATTGAGGGATATACATCATTCTGACAAGATCTGTTCATCTCCTGTTGATTATTCTCCTCATTACCTAGTCTCTGTTGGACCCGAGCATCAAGCTTATGTTCCAGACTGCGGCCATGAGGGTTCACACACTTCAGAACATGAACGGCCTTTGGGTGTTGATGAGGAAAAGCTAATGGGTACCTGTGTCCTTTCTATGCCTGACCTTGAAGCATCTGCAAACTTTTGCTGTGAGGGAGCCAGAGACAACTGTATGTGTGCTGATTCAGGTTCTGTAAGATGTGTCAGACAGCACATCACAGACGGTAGAAAGAAATTAAGGGAAGACCTTGGGCAGGAGCTTTTTGAAGAGTTGGGCTTTTGTGATATGGGAGAGGAGGTTGCAGATAAATGGAGtgaagaggaagagcatctgTTCCATGATGTTGTCCTCTCTAACCCTGCATCACTGGGTAAGAACTTCTGGCATAATCTCTCAGTGGCCTTTCCTTCACGAACGCATAAGGATGTTGTCAGCTATTATTTTAATGTGTTTATGCTCCGGAGGCGTGCTGAGCAGAATAGGTTTGATCCTCTAAACACTGAtagtgatgatgatgagttGCAAAAAAGTGAATTTGGACTGGTAGAGGATAATGAGGAGCCTGTGGTAGTATCTCCTATTAATCTAGATGCTTCTGCCTATAATGAGGAAGACCACTTACGGGGTGCCCAAGTATACATTGAAGATGCGGATGACATAGATGGTTATGACGATGCTGCCGTGGTTGGATGCAAAGGTATTAATGACAATGAGGGGGGTGATATAGATGATGGCTCAGGAGCCTCTCATGCTGGGAATTTCCCTGGTGATTGTGGCAGATCCACTGAATCTCGGCTTTTGTTTAAAACTTCTGAGACTGTTAGAGCAGATTATGATATTCAAGATGATTCTTGCACATCCTATGACTATCAGCAAGACAGTTAA